The following is a genomic window from Pempheris klunzingeri isolate RE-2024b unplaced genomic scaffold, fPemKlu1.hap1 Scaffold_52, whole genome shotgun sequence.
GAAGAGAGTTCAGCACGCATCCAGACTACCTGATGTTCTTGTCGATGAAAATCAGTTTCCTCTTGTTTGGCCCACACATACCCCACATAGTCCTTATGGTGTTTGAACCCCACctggaggggtggggggcagcACAATGAAATAATAACTACTTGCTTGAAATTGATcatgaacaaaaacactgacatgatgTCTTTAAACGTTACATGTCATTTCCCCTTAGGACCTGTGGTAGTAAGACTATATTTACCTTGTACAGTCCGATCCAGTCCCAAGAGCTGCGAGCAAAGTTGGGCACCAATTTGAATTTCGCTATGGCATCAGCGATACTATTCCACTCATCCTCCACCATGAGAGTGACCAGGGGAATATCCACCTTGTACGGGAACTACAGCGAACACTTACCATAAACATTTATGCAGTGCAAAAATACTACAAAGTATTGTATCATCGTATTAGCGCTAGTATTGAAAAGAGATGCAAACACTAAGTCATCTTTACAAAGTACCCTGATGTGTCTCACCTGCAGGGTGAAGATAGAGGAGACTGGTTTGTGGTCACTGACAGTGTATTCCATGTGGCTTCGGTAGTAGTGCTGTGTCACTTTGGTTCCACTGGTCAAGCCTGAAATGGAGCCACGCTTCCCTGCACTGAGGCCAGCGCCGGCAGGTGCCGTGGCTCTCAGGCGCCACAGGATCCGGTCGGTCCAAGCTGGTTTACGCTTCTTCCCACTGGGTGGGACACAGACAGGGAGAAATGGAGCAAGAGAAAATAATACAAGCTTATTTAAAATCAgtacatggagaaaaaaaaaaaggccttttcATGCTCCTCTGGGCTAGTGAGGACTTTTCACAGAGACCATTACCGAGGCAGGCACAGTGATATCTGGGCAGTGGCCTAGAATTCATAACAGCACCCCCGGCATTACGAACCTCGTGTCGTATGTATCTGTTCCAACGTCAAACTTGTAGGTTGGGGGGAATTTCAGCGGCCCCTCTTGGAAACCCTCCAACACGGTCTCACTGTCTTTTGCCATATTGAGCTGTAATAATGAGAATTAGTAGACCTCACTCACTGAGGATTACTGTTTGTACACACTGACAGAGCTTTTAAGATGGTAGTGTTTCTCTACTGCCCTCTAGTGGAATTACCTACAGACTACCTACATAATGAAAAAGGACACATTCTATCATGTACGTATGTGCATTCTTATCTAATGTTAAGATTTTAGAGAGAACAGATTTTTGAACAACAATTGTGGATAGGATTTCAATGCATAGACTACTTTTGCTTCTTACTAAATTAAAAACTTAATCAAAAGTTAACCTTCAGCTGCTGTGAAATAGACGAACAAAGGGGCAAGTTTATTTCATTGCTTTTAAGGAGAACCACATGCAGAGGAgttaaatctatttttacagTCATTTCTATCTTTACACAGCATATTAGACAGTCTTTCTTTTTACCTGATCTTTTTCCCACAACAGTGAAAACTTGTTGTTATCGATGGTTGATTTTACCACTTGCATATCAAGGTCATCAATGCGGAAATTGAGATCCCCAAACCAGAacaccacactgtgaaaaaaaaaaagagtaattttatTCCTTCAAACAAGTGCAGGCACACATGTACTTTTGCAGTGCTGATTGTGACACCATTTCCctcataaaatatgaatatggaGAAAACAAGTCATGGATTGTTTGTTACAGATATATCAGACTGGTTTTACTGTTATAAGACAGATACATCGAACAGTGTCTATATTTTtgggtgtgtgcttgtgttggtGTGCTAACTTACTCATGGTCAAGAACCCCAGTGGCAGACTGGCcctcaaactgctgctgctgcaggatgcTCTCGAAGTCCTCCATGCGCTGATCTGAGTTTTCCATGTGTGCCGGCAGGTGGCAGTTAAGGAAGCAGATGGTGTGGCCGAACACTGACATGCGGGCGCTCACACCACCTTTGTTCCCCTGTAACACCGACCAGCAGAGGGGAAGTTAAGGGAGAAAGAGTGGTGCATACTATAAGAAGAGGGGGACAGCTTTTGTATTAATTTACCATGGAAGCAAAATTAAatatgaacaaatgaatgaatgaatgaattaattaattaattaattaaatgactATGATgggtatgtttgtgttttatgggGTCAACATGCCCGTCACTCTTGAGTGATGTCTgccacagagaaacaggaagtttaCTCATTAAGCACCAGTGAAGACCATCATCAATACTTAATGCTGACAATAAAGTGTACAGTGGGGGAACAGGATGAGTCTGTGGATTGCTTCCTGCTGTTCTCCCAACTGCTCTGAcccactaaaacacaaaagatgTTTCAGTATAACCTGCAGAATGTGCTGATGCTTGTCTGAGTTCATCCATGGAAGATTTCACTTAAAACTGAGTACTACATAACCTTTATGAAATCTATGAGAGCCTTCAGCTTTCAGGACAACACAGACTTGCTTGTTCTCCATCTGAATTTtcttaataatataattaagcCAGCATCTATCTCTTTATTCTAATAAGACAGGATGGAACAACATTTGACTAACAAATAACAAGACTTTATAACACAGTTAGTGTGCAGTTGCTTCAGCTTTTCATATCTATGTCATTTGCACCGGATTATCGGCATGTGCTGAGCAGATCTAACACTCACTACATCCTCACCACTTCTGGTTAAACCTGCACTATTGGCTTATTGAGCAGCAGGGGTGTGCAGAAACTAGTGGAAAATTAGTGTCTCTATAATTTCCATCAGTGTGTCAGTTACAGAGATGCAAGCTTAAACCTGGTCACTCCAACTGAGATGTCATCCTACGTACAGCTAAGCTTTCATAAGTGAAGCTGCCATAACAGTGCTTATCACAGAATGGTGTCAGTAGACGTCTCACCCAGTAACCCCCCAGGCCAGTGCGGGTGGTCTCAGTCTGGACTCCGCGCAGGAAGGGCAGATGGTAGTACTTAGCaaagaccagcagcagcaacccCTGCATCCGCTGGGAGGTAACctgagggacagacaggtgcaGGGAAACAGACAGGCCAGACCATCAAAAGAGGATAACATGAATAGGTACACAGTGAGAGTTATGAGGAGCCACTTTGCATAATtctgaaaacagagcagctcTAAAGTTCACAGTAACTGTAGAAATGTCTTTTTGACTTGCACAAAAATTTGAATAAACTAATTCTCTGAGCTGAGTCTGGCTTCACAGTGTGtccatttctgctgctctgcttcactTTCTCAACCCCTCCTCTTTCTACCCCCTTGCATTTCCATTTCACCCTGCAGGAGCCTGTGGCCCAGCTCTCCCACTGCTTTACACAAAGCACTGCACATTAAGGAGGCCATAGCTTGTGGTCTAACGCCCTTATGGCCTAACGCCCTTATGGCAACAACCCCTTTGTAGAGGAGAAGTGATGTACACACTGCATTCACGTGACAGTCAGACCTTTCCTTTCACCAGCTCTCCTCATCTCAAGCACTTGCTTCTTGTTATTCATAATCATATGCAGATTTCGACATTTGTGCAccactgataataaaaaaaaaaaaaggtcacataTTTTTGTACAAGAGAAGGGCGGGAATAAGACACATGCATTTGTTAAGTGGAACAAGAAGAGGTATGTGTATGCTATGCCGAGCCCCTCACCAGATATTTATGTTCATCCCTCCCTCTGACTTTCTCCAGTGGTTCACACATCCCAACCCCCAACTGTAGGCAGCAGAGGAATGATCACACTCTGCCTGAAATGCCCCATGGGTAGTAATGGAGGCATACATCTCCACGTGACATAAGACCCTCCTGCTTATATACTAACTGGCTATTTGAACAACTTTGTTGCGTAATGGATTCTACTGAACCGTAAAGTGGACCGACTTTATTTGTGGTATGTGTGCGGACACAgaggatgagtgtgtgtatagtctGAGAGAATCTACCTTTGCCTGCATGTACTGTGGATGAAAAGCATCTCTTATCAACATCAGGCACCATTGGAAGAGCTCCTGAAGGCTGCCATGCTACATTTGGGCTTAGAAAAGAAAGGACATTTAAGCCCAAAGACAAGTGTAGAGAGTGCATGGAGAGAGGGAGTGCGTGTGTGCAGCCGTGTGTGTTTGACCTTGTTCAGCACACACATGACTGAAGAAATGAGCTGTGAGTAACAAGTGTGATGTTAGCAGAGCAGCCTGTGAATTTGGAAGAAGCTCAATGCAAAATAATGGCTTACTCACTCCAGTCTGTAATACTGACGACCACAGAAacagcatcctcctcctctgttcattACACAATATGTACGTTGGACATCATTTGCTGCTATGAAGCAACTTAAAGTTACATTGATTTACTGACATACGTGCAACCTGTGATTTTGGTAATTCCTTAAAGTGCATTCATCTAAATGGCAGGCCCTTGTTATTCTGATGCCAAAGGATCTGTAAAATATGATCTAACCTAATCATTAATCATACATGTtataatacatacattttacagCCTCACGGTATTTAAAACACATGTTTAGCAGCTTCATAGTGCAATGAATCAAATGCTCAGTCaatacattttgagaaaaaggCAATATAATAAATCACACTGCATGCAGAGTGTATTATGTTGAAATTACAGATTAgggccagaaaaaaaaatgtcgcTGTTAATTTGTGTATCTAAATTTGCAGCTTAATTAAACAGAAACTGTGGTGACAATTGGCAACTGCGTCGTGAATAGCCATAAAAAATGTCTTGTTGGCTTTCTGCAGTGATGGGCTGATTTGAGTAAGCTTTCTTTGTGCCCACAGCAGTTACAGTTTGAACCTGACAATGAGTCTTGGTGTGCACGGAGCAGAAAGGACCGATGAGGTGTCTTGTTACTTTGTGTCTGCCCACCATGTTAGTACGAGACAGATTCCTACTGACACCACCGTGTATCTCCCTCTACTCAAGACAAACTCCAGCTAACCCATACCCTTAACCTGCTCACAGCATTAATATCCACATGAAGTACACATAAAGGTCACATCGAGATGATTTTAACAAGGTTTAAACTAGCGTAGCAGACCATGAGATAGCTGGAGGACAGCATCAGTCTCACTGTCAGAGGCCCATCAACGCTGACAACAACGTgatccaaaaataaaacagcgtCCTGGGAGACATTTGTCTAGCTCTTTCAGCTCAACAGCTGATTCACGGTCTCTGGCTCACCATGCCAACAGAGTAGGCAAGTATCATTTCAGACAAACACCAACCACAGCTGTGGTACATGcccataaaaacataaaacaggaaaataccaacacaaaaacatttttgattaatgTTTTTAGAGAGATATGGCCATGCTTTTAATGTCTTATTTGATATACCATATGGAACATCTATTGCATTTCTTTGTACCTTCCAGTACTGGGTATGTGTAGGCATTATGAAATagacagagaaaaagggggaaggTGTGCAGGCATAAAGGCACACAGGAGGAGTCCAACAGACACTGAGAGCTTTGCATCATGAGCTGGATAGACAGTGGAAGACAGCAGATATGCTGACATTACACGGCTGTTATAAATTATCATCCCATCCGTTGCTCAGGGAACAAAATGAGCCGAAAtagcagcaggaagcagagaTCTCATCAGCGATGACGTACTGCGTACAGTATGAATCTAAGCTGTTTAGCATTTTACTATGATAGTGTTAATATGTGTTGATAATAAAAGCCATTACTGACCAGCACATAACCAAAGGGGCTGAGTCTCTCCATGCAGACCTCGCTCCACTGGTCTGTGAAGAGGACATCTTTCAGCCTTTTGTTAATCATAGAGTTCACTTCCTGCAGCCTTgaagaaaaatgacacaaaacaacacacaagggtcaacagcagacagagatgTAATAGGAGCTGCTGAGCGGGAGCTCTGATAATTTAACGGTGgattaataaatgaaagaaaattgtGGCCATAAGGGAAAAGAAGTCGGCCTAACCGCTCATTAGTGGCATTGTCTGCAGTGGTGATGTGGGAAAGGCAAACATAAATGGACACTTGAGCTTTTACGGGGAAGAAACTGGATGACTACTGCACCACAAAACACTCACCCGATAAtgtacatgtctgtgtttccaTCTCCCACGTTCAGTCCCAGCAAGGAAGTGATGTCATCGGGTGGTGTGGCTGAACCCACATTCCAAGTGATGATGTGCACCCTGTTGGAAAAGGCCGTTACGTAATATCTCTTACAAACACTCATCTCCCACAAACCACAGTGTCAAAACCTACAGACTACAACCTACAATTTTCTACCACAGCATGTGAGGTACTGGCTGTAGGCCTGATTGGTACAAACAACAGATATTACAAAACTGAGAACAAACTAAGTGATCGGTTTCCAATGGCTACTGTCTCCATTAGGTTAATTAACTCCATGAATTACCAGTCAGGTCAAAAACAAAGGAATTGTATTCACGCCTTCTATGTTGTTAATTATGTGATCATTCATGCAATATGATTTTATATAATGGGCAGATTGGATGCTCAGTAGTCATTAATGACACGTAAAAACAAGAACCCATACAAATGTGAACATGAGGATGGATTTGTCTGTTTGAATACAGTTTGTTAGCTCTCTGATAAACTGGTGACCTGACTGGTGCCTCTCACCAGCAATGGAATCCAATTCTGTACATATGCTCAAAGGCATTTAATGTAGTATTTGCAATGTCATGGGAACTATTGATTAATTTCTCAAATGACACGTGTGAATGaattcagtttttctctgcagcatcggttgcagctgtgttttcttcGCTTCAGTAAAAAAAGCTCCAATGATGCACTATCTACTGAACTAGGGAGTGGTTAGAGATACACCCATAGAAAAGAAGGCACATCCTGTGGTGGAGAAAGACAAACCTTACACATGCCATTCAAGTGAAAATATCACCCACCATTTTAGAGCTTAACATGGAAATGTTTTAGTCCCCTAAATGGATCATATTATGTAATTTAGAAATGCCTTAAATGTGCCACATGTATCCTGACAAACCTTAGGAAATATCCTTTTAGTAGGAgaagtgatttattttaatcttgATCACGTGCAGTCTTGCAACGTTAACTGTCAGTGTACATGAATAATGCTTCATGTGGCAGGCTTGTCTTTCTCAGCTGTCTGGGAGTAAAAGGCAGTGAGGAAACAAGTTGAGACATGAATGCTGGGACACGATCAGGGAACTTGCCTGAAGTCTTCCACAGTCTGGGCCTGAGTGTCAGCTGTACCTGCTACAGAGAGGGCTCTCTGTGCGTGAGGGTTCAGGTGAGGAGGCACAGGCCTGTTAGCAGGTGGGTGGGGGACTGAGGCCGCCCTAACCGGGTGGTGGCCTGGACCTTTGGGTCCAACCTTTACACTGGGCCCAGTGCGCTCTCCTACGGGTTTGACTGCTGCAGGGCGAGAAGGTTTGGGATGACTTGGCACAGAGCCATCAGGAGTGCACTCCTCCTGGTTAGCCTGTGGAGTGGATTCAGCTTTGGGTGCAGCTTTGAGTTCGGAGATGTCTACAGAGCCCTCTACTCTGGCGCTTCTCTGGGGCCGTCGTGGCCTGGAAGGAGCTGCTGGCTGGCCGGCAGGGGAATCAGTGGTTGGAGCTTCTGTTTCTGATGCTAAAGCTGGAGCTGTTGTTGAATCTGCTCCATTTGGATTCTTTTCCTGTGTCTGGCTTTGGCTTGGATTATCTTGGTCCATTTCTTAAACTTTCtgtaacaaagaaaacaacagaaatgtttcCACTTGCAAGATGCACATTATGTTTGCATTTTAGGAATTTAACTCCTAATCCAGACCATCTCACGTaattaacctttaaaataaCAGGGAAGGATTCATGTAAGCATCAGGACCAAAGCGCATTTCTACCACTGAAACAATGGGCAGCTCAACATGCAGCCTCTTTCACAAGTCAATTCAGCTGATGAGTCAGCCCTATTGACCCAGCAGAGCAACTGAGTGAGTCATTCAGGCTCCCATGACTGTTCAATTACCTGCCTTCTTATGGACTTGAAAACAGATGAGAACATCTGCACGCATTGACAAGAGAAAACATTTGAGagaacacaataaataaaaaaaacaacagctagAAAGCAGGAAGAGACAAGAAGAGAGTTATCCCCCTATTGTCCTCACCTCCCAGCGCATTTGAATGGGAGacatggaggggaaaaaaaagcctggACACAGTTTATCATCCTTTCTACTTGTGCCTAAGCCGCCTGCCAGTCCTCCAGTAACCACAGAGATGCTCAGTCAGTTCATATCAGCTCAGAGCACCTGCCACACACTAACATGAGGAAACGCTGCACGGTCCAGAACAGCAAAAGTCAACAGCATGgaataaacaacaacacagagagaggaagcagcagagagatcGAATAGacacagaaagcagaggaggacacagaaaaaaaagatgaatttaaGCCCATTCATTCAACAATTCAACAATCCATTCAATTATTGTATGAATAAATGactgctttgcttttctctgttgctgATTGACCACACTATCAATTTTAAGCTGTTGTGTGCCCAGTTTATAAAAGATTTGACAATTTTCTGGTTTGAATGCAAAATGTGTGAAGCATTTCACATAAAAGGCAAGTGCTTCAATGAACTgatgaaaaatgaggaaataaCAGAGGGACACTTATAGAAATTCAATTCCGTAGAAAAATAGGGCcataaaatgaactgaaaatcaaaggaaaattGAGAATAGGGAACACTGTAATCCGCCAATTGTTCATCATCAAAGGCAACACCCCTAAAATACCTAAAACAAAACGGTTAGCCACATAGCTGGGGACGTGGAATTGTGCTTGTAGGCACGTCTGAGCCTTAAAAAGGGCTGATTTGGGTACAACACTGTGGCAGCCCGACCCAGATCCATCAACCAGTGGTGGTAAAAGTGAAATACGTGAGAAAGGACAAAAGCATGTCAGCGTCATATCTTGTAGGAGACTGAGAGGACACTTATCAGGTGCACAGCGAAATCATCATCAATTAACCCCCACATGGCTGAAATGATGTTCCGTACATTACGGACATATTCTTGATCGGTAGGGGAAGAGAGGTTATCTCCTTGGGGACGGAGAAACAACAGAGCTCTCTCATGATTATTCACATGACCTTGAGGAGACGGAGGCCATGACTTTTATGCAGAGTGGAGGGCTGCCTTTGTACTCAACATGTGCCCAGAAACATGCTGGTCTTTCAGTCCACCAATAACCTGGTGCCTGACTGGCCACAATGTATTCCAGTGGTCCATGTATGGCATTTACTGGGGGGAGTGTGGAGGAGGGTAGAAGGGTGATTGGGCACACATGGGAGTGGGTGGGTGCAAAACGAGCCGAAGGAAGCGAGAGGGGGAGCCAAGCAAGACAGCCCATTTAGTGACAACACTGTGTCTCTTTGCAGAATGTCTCTAAACTGATCCTCTCACACTTCCCTCTGGCACCGTCTATTTTCTCCAGCTTTagtccccccccctctcttatCATCCCATTCCTCTaatcctttctctctccccatctTATTCCAGACTCTGTTGTTCCATCTTACCCACCTTCGCTCAACCCACCAATTCAGTTTTTCATATCCTTATTTTTCCTTTCACATCAAGCTGAGTGCATACACTATTCCTGATCTCAAATCTTTTCACTCCTTTCCTCTCTTATTCCCCCCTGCACTCTGAGGTGACACTTCTGCTCCTCCAGCGACGTGCTCTGTATTGTTTCCTTCAGCCAACCACCTCACAGTCACTATCAATGACGTCAATGTGCCACGGTCCCAGCGGCCACCGTCACAACAACTGGACATAGATCATAATCAGCAGTAATGTGCATCAGTGTGCGCAGGAACATGGGAAAAAACTGGAGAATGGGAGGGTGCTCATGGGAAATAGAGAACGCTCAAACCATGTACGAGAAATTGCACAAAAATAGCTGGGAATTAAAGAAGGAAATACTAAAacagtagatttttttttttttacaatgattAAGGTGGAAGCAGCACTTAACTATGCTTTTCTGCATCCCAAATGctcattttctttatatatgACCAAGCAAGAGCCAAATATCTGCCTTTCTGGGAACAGTCATGTCAGACTACCACTTCTTATTCCACTCACGttcacagaggagagagtggaaTGATTTGATAATAACAAATGTGTCATGGTGTTTACATGCACCCTCCTGAGGGCGtgagagctgtgagagagaggaaggatgtAGTGAAACCCAAACAGCAGGCTCTAGCCAGCCTCCTTGGCTCCTGTGAGGGGATTGTTTGACAACATGGATAGTTTTGGGTGACAGAGTCAGTCGAATGGTCAGGAGCCATATTTCACATCTGTCTTCTTTTGGAGTTAAGATAATAGaataataacacaataataATCTATACTCTCACATTGAAATAACGTTAATCTTAGAATCTCGGCCTTGCCTCACGTCGCCACAGTGACTCCAGCTGTAATGTTGATCACGTTTTGCCCTTCTCTTCagtgtttaatgttaaaattacAGCCAGGCAGGCTGTTGGTGTCCAGGCCTCCAGGGCCATATGCCCCTGTGACAGGGATACTAATGATGACCCGGACAGAAATGACAccggcagcagctgctgccacagCTGTAAATGGCTCCTCCAGGTCCTAGTGCCACTAAGTATCACTCCCCTGTATCCAGGGGCCTCATCTTTCTGATCAGGTCAGAGCCAAGGCTGTAGGATGTCAAAATGATTTTACTAACAGCCTAACACTGAAGACATGTGCTGACAACCTACAGTATAATGTTTGCACTGCTAAATTGTATTGTAAGTTACAATTTCAGATTCTGTCAATTAACAATTATAGAAATCAGCcaaatggaaacatttacagAGGATTCATTCTGCTTAAAAGGCTCTCCGCAGAGGAGTATGGTCACTGGCATCTGGTCACCAGATAATAATTGACAAGCATATTGCAAGTAATTGGgataaacattttcattcaggcCAAAATAATCTGTTCGTGAAGAAACCTCAATATGGAATCCAACTCATAGGGCACAATAACAATTGGACTGCGAAACAGCCCCAATGCATGTACACTAATGTCTGCATGTAGCTGATCTTAAAAAACCACATGTTCCTTCCTGCCCAGATTCAGGTTTTTTCATAAGAATGAAGAAATACTTACAGAGTGCAGACGTTACTGCTCCTGTAACTAGTGAGGTTAGCTGAGCAAAAATCAGTGCTTTTGGGCTCAAACTAAATGCATCATTTTGGAATCAGATGTAGCTACAGATTATTGTGTTTGCAACTTAATCCTCCTCCAGTGCACCTgtcacattatattatattgttgcATAAGAAAGCAGAAATTGTTTGAATCTCAACACAACATGTACTTGAATGTATGAAACTGTAATGGTGAATCACACGTGGTTTATGTGACTCTGTGTCAGAAGAGCAAAATGGCATATTTATAATACAAGTTGTTTACTGAAACTATACATCTGACAACCAACAGAAGGCTTTTTGACCGTGTGGGTCACTTCATACCTGATATACGCTGTTATATAAAGACTAGAACTCAGTTTCTACATTGCACACTCCCAGGGAAGAGGACACGAGTATCTGGCCCATGGTAgatgtacatatttttatagGCTACTGAGACGGAAATGACTGATGTCTCAGCTAAAAGAGGACAGTACCAGATACGGTATCTGGCCTAATTACACTTGTGCTTCAAGGACAATTTTTCAGGCTGAAAAAGAGAATGAAGGTcatttttatttagtgttttgcCATCAGATATTATCTCAGACACATGGGTGCCCgagtgtgcatgcatttgtgtgtgtatatgtgtcagAGACGAGGGAGAAAAATATCAGAgccagagtgtgtgagtgcacattCCTGGTTATGATCTTCAGCACTGAAAACAGTGAGAGAAGTGTGGTCCACTATATCAACACCTCTTCTCATGTCCACGCTTACAGAGCACGAAGATCAGCTTTCAGGtgatgaaacaaacataaacaacaATATTTCCTGTCATGGTGACTGCTGTCACTACCACAGGTGATTAATAGAAGCGTGTCATGTTACATTATAAATGCCCCTGATGGCCTTTGAGCCTAAAAACAACGCATGCGTGCAGCTGATAACCTTTACCTTTACCTGTTTTGGTTCTTCTGTGCTGAGGGTCTAAACAGCTGACGGGTGTGCAGGTGCACAGCTCTGTCTGTCCCGAGCCTCGGTGGTGGAAGCTGTGAATTAACAAGATCTCCCCCTCTGTGAAGCGTCAACCACAAGCACCCTGAACTTTCCTTTCCAGTCGCCTGCCAGCTGAAACCATCGGCATCCCAGCGCCTCCcgtccctccttccttccttcctcggCGGGGTGATGACAGTGAGGGGGAGCAGGTGGGTGAGGAGAGATGCTCGCTTGCTTGCCAGGCAGGCTACATCTCAGAAACACTAATGTCTCCTCCTGCGTTTAAAGACAcaggctccagcagcagcacgcGCACGCCTGTCTCCTATGTATGGCTTCCTCGTGCCCTTCAGAGTAAAGAAGACGTCCGGGACACtgca
Proteins encoded in this region:
- the LOC139224761 gene encoding inositol polyphosphate 5-phosphatase K-like, with product MDQDNPSQSQTQEKNPNGADSTTAPALASETEAPTTDSPAGQPAAPSRPRRPQRSARVEGSVDISELKAAPKAESTPQANQEECTPDGSVPSHPKPSRPAAVKPVGERTGPSVKVGPKGPGHHPVRAASVPHPPANRPVPPHLNPHAQRALSVAGTADTQAQTVEDFRVHIITWNVGSATPPDDITSLLGLNVGDGNTDMYIIGLQEVNSMINKRLKDVLFTDQWSEVCMERLSPFGYVLVTSQRMQGLLLLVFAKYYHLPFLRGVQTETTRTGLGGYWGNKGGVSARMSVFGHTICFLNCHLPAHMENSDQRMEDFESILQQQQFEGQSATGVLDHDVVFWFGDLNFRIDDLDMQVVKSTIDNNKFSLLWEKDQLNMAKDSETVLEGFQEGPLKFPPTYKFDVGTDTYDTSGKKRKPAWTDRILWRLRATAPAGAGLSAGKRGSISGLTSGTKVTQHYYRSHMEYTVSDHKPVSSIFTLQFPYKVDIPLVTLMVEDEWNSIADAIAKFKLVPNFARSSWDWIGLYKVGFKHHKDYVGYVWAKQEETDFHRQEHQVTFTEEELPKGSGDFILGYYSNNMSTIVGVTEPFQIQLPTVGPDNSSSDSSDFSSEDDSTVVLMKTTSRSPSPRKSKHRSHRTGSPSHSHSHSSSPAEAEMKAVPDGSSSSTKTTTESESTGGPAEGSSSHVSAPGEKKEDTGDSGV